atttataaaattttaaattatgcgcAATCCCTTGATGCACTTCGTCGATTGTAAAGTCACTTGCATTTGtacatatttgaattaatctTTTGGATGAGTCTTTGTACTTCTTTTTTTTAGTTGGTGCATACCCAGCAATTAATTGTTCTTTTATTACCTTTGTCAAACTTTCATCTCTTTGCAATGCACTTATAAACTTCCATATGACtggttttttacaatttattaaatgccGAAAATGCATTATGCCAGCCCTCAATACTATTATTGGTTCTCGGTAGATCAGATTCAAGACACTCTGAACAGTTCCATATTTCGATAGGATATTGCGGTTGTCGACGTCGACCTCTCCTGTCCAAAATTCCGATCCACGTAGTTTCGAAATAGGATTAGTGGAGttaacatattttcattttccatatcAAAATCGCTCTCCaacaaaacttcaaaataattaactactttGTCAATAGGTATAAAAGCCAGCGCTATTAATTTTCGAACTTGTAATGCAAAATTTACATcttctatatattttgttgtcaatCCGCAGTTTTGAATTTTTCGCCAAACTGCTTgactaaaatgaaaaaaacagccATGTATTTCTGTACTTGGTAATTCATTTTTGATAGAGTTCATTGCTGCTTTTTCAAAATCTGTTGTAAATGATTTCGGACATAAATCAAACTTAATGGATTTTAATGcttgaaacattttattatacgttACTTCTTTTTTATCGGGAAACAAAACATACACTAACGGTATCATTTCACCAGAGTAAACTGCATGAATCGTATATAATTGACCAAATAAATTTGGACAAGATGAAAACGTTCCATCCGAAAACCAATGATCCGAATTTCTTAATACGTTTAAACTTTTTTCTGTTGAAAATAATAGAATCCGATCGTCATAATTACTATTATCGCCActgtcaaataataaaaattgttcactGTTTAacgtaatttgaaatttatttggaatttcaaaattgtatgattgAGGGTTTGCAGGACTGGCTTCCACCATTTTTCTAGACCGCTGTATTGTTTTCTTCAAGCATTTAATATTCGGTAGCTGTCCTACCACTGCACATGGtaactaaaacaatattaaacgaacaatattaaattattttgtagttaaaatgtataaaaattataaattacctaaccTGTGCTGACGTTTCTCCCAGTATAGCTCTTGTAGTTGTTACTGTTGTTGTTGCATATTCCTTTATTAGATTACACAACAACAAGTGTATTCCTTTCTTAGCTTCAATTTTTGCAACGTCTGGTACATGATTATGATCTATGGATTTTATTATATCGCCTACAAGTACAATtgagtgttaaaaaaaatggtcactaataatttacaatatgtaggttcttataaaaaaaaccataactaTTCGagtaagttatatttataatcaattatttatagtaattttgtgTCTGACAtcatcaaaatatgaaaaataaaaataaatacataaagaaataatatataggttaggtaccttgCATTGTATGCGCTCGTCCtggacaatttttaatttcgttgcATCTCTATATCATTTTTTCTTTACCttctctatcttttttataaataaatccacCATGAACATGGAGATCTTTTCCCCGTTGATTTTTTACAAACTCCAATgacatgttataatttttttttttgatttagaagttaaattatttaaagcacAATAACAGATGTAGGTatagttagttaataatttttaaaagcgtACGACTCACTGCTTCACAACGCAAACTTGTATTAATGTACAGGTATAATTGAACGGAAAACCGTAATATTAAGATAATGATAAAATGTGTACCATTTATGTGaccataacgattaacaaactACAATATAAAGCTTACAGGGTAATCGGTCAAAAAGTCTTTGGTTTTTACGTTGAAATTGGCTAATGCCTATGTTAGAaagaataattcaattaaaaaatataattagtattatatataatatgatattaaaatatacaataagcgATGATCGACGGccggaaataattaaaaaaatagctaGATAAACCACAAAACCAGTCAATACATGTATGGggaatttgtcaaaattaagTGCGATCGTTGGCCACTAGGAGACACTCAACTGCGGCAAGGcggtattaataaacattatattatgccgccgcctccgccgccgccgccgccgccgccgcgtagCCGTTGGGGTTGACCCTTGCCTGAACATCATTCATTCTGCAATTTGGTTTTAGCACGACGCAGTACGCACTCGCCACTTCGCTGAACACAACTGAACACACAAATCGTAAGTACaatgttgaatataattaaaactattaaaactattttatgaatactttagtataataatatgatatatttaatattttacgtacctTTATACAccgattaaattttaaataaatataatgatttttaaaagaatacaattttacgaaatacattttctaaaaattaaaatattatatatatatatatttcttaagcattcaataattttattttgtagctTCGAGATTCCTTCAATTTATGGCAAgtgttgtattttaaatttaattttccttggttaatttaaattcaaatttattacattaattgtaaatagggtaactaagtatatatataaaaaaaaaaaacaacagtataataaagaataatgtaaacaatttttaattttaatgggaacattttttttttatttaagtttactcaattaattattgttttataagtataaaaagcagggccttgcacccgatTTAACCCGAACCCCTAACACCCCTAAAcacctttaaaaaatcaaacacccgaAACCCGTATAACCCGAATGATTCTGTTTTCAGTGTTTTCAAAACACCCGTGTTAATCAAAACCCGAATAAATATTCGGGTTAACCCGAAAtcccgaataattttttttctcattcttcATGCGACATAATATCATTTCGTATGTATTTCTTGTGGTGAGTTCGATTTTGTGGAGttaaatattcaacaataataataacagggacaatctaacaaacaatcataggtaatttcttgaaaataaaatcc
This genomic window from Metopolophium dirhodum isolate CAU chromosome 1, ASM1992520v1, whole genome shotgun sequence contains:
- the LOC132945136 gene encoding uncharacterized protein LOC132945136, with protein sequence MSLEFVKNQRGKDLHVHGGFIYKKDREGDIIKSIDHNHVPDVAKIEAKKGIHLLLCNLIKEYATTTVTTTRAILGETSAQLPCAVVGQLPNIKCLKKTIQRSRKMVEASPANPQSYNFEIPNKFQITLNSEQFLLFDSGDNSNYDDRILLFSTEKSLNVLRNSDHWFSDGTFSSCPNLFGQLYTIHAVYSGEMIPLVYVLFPDKKEVTYNKMFQALKSIKFDLCPKSFTTDFEKAAMNSIKNELPSTEIHGCFFHFSQAVWRKIQNCGLTTKYIEDVNFALQVRKLIALAFIPIDKVVNYFEVLLESDFDMENENMLTPLILFRNYVDRNFGQERSTSTTAISYRNMELFRVS